In Procambarus clarkii isolate CNS0578487 chromosome 6, FALCON_Pclarkii_2.0, whole genome shotgun sequence, one DNA window encodes the following:
- the LOC138356030 gene encoding mucin-2-like — protein MPSILSNIPSILSNIPSILSNIPSILSNMPSILSNMPSILSTVPSILSNMPSILSNMPSILSTVPSILSNMPSILSNVPSILSNMPSILSNMPSILSNMPSILSTVPSILSNMPSILSNVPSILSNMPSILSNMPSILSNMPSILSNIPSILSNIPSILSNIPSILSNMPSILSNMPSILSTVPSILSNMPSILSNVPSILSNMPSILSNMPSILSNMPSILSNMPSILSNMPSILSNMPSILSNMPSILSNMPSILSNMPSILSNMPSILSNIPSILSNIPSILSNIPSILSNMPSILSNMPSILSNMPSILSNIPSILSNIPSILSNIPSILSNMPSILSNMPSILSNMPSILSNIPSILSNIPSILSNIPSILSNIPSILSNVPSILSNIPSILSNIPSILSNVPSILSNIPSILSNVPSILSNVPSILSNIPSILSNVPSILSNVPSILSNMPSILSNMPSILSNMPSILSNIPSILSNMPSILSNMPSILSTVPSILSNIPSILSNMPSILSNMPSILSTVPSILSTVPSILSNVPIPSILSNVPSILSNMPSILSNMPSILSNVPSILSNIPSILSNVPSILSNVPSILSNMPSILSNMPSILSNMPSILSNIPSILSNMPSILSNMPSILSTVPSILSNIPSILSNMPSILSNMPSILSTVPSILSTVPSILSNVPIPSILSNVPSILSNMPSILSNVPSILSNIPSILSNVPSILSNVPSILSNMPSILSNMPSILSNMPSLLSNIPSILSNMPSILSNMPSILSTVPSILSNIPSILSNMPSILSNMPSILSTVPSILSTVPSILSNVPIPSILSNVPSILSNMPSILSNMPSILSNMPSILSNMPSILSTVPSILSNVPIPSILSNIPSILSNIPSNCFANIVICNKIMLWKFLMQEIKFQLSVFVSVFGGLCHLALSPNIKDLKVIYS, from the coding sequence ATGCCTAGTATATTGTCCAACATACCAAGTATATTGTCCAACATACCAAGTATATTGTCCAACATACCAAGTATATTGTCCAACATGCCTAGTATATTGTCCAACATGCCTAGTATATTGTCCACCGTGCCTAGTATATTGTCCAACATGCCTAGTATATTGTCCAACATGCCTAGTATATTGTCCACCGTGCCTAGTATATTGTCCAACATGCCTAGTATATTGTCCAACGTGCCTAGTATATTGTCCAACATGCCTAGTATATTGTCCAACATGCCTAGTATATTGTCCAACATGCCTAGTATATTGTCCACCGTGCCTAGTATATTGTCCAACATGCCTAGTATATTGTCCAACGTGCCTAGTATATTGTCCAACATGCCTAGTATATTGTCCAACATGCCTAGTATATTGTCCAACATGCCTAGTATATTGTCCAACATACCAAGTATATTGTCCAACATACCAAGTATATTGTCCAACATACCAAGTATATTGTCCAACATGCCTAGTATATTGTCCAACATGCCTAGTATATTGTCCACCGTGCCTAGTATATTGTCCAACATGCCTAGTATATTGTCCAACGTGCCTAGTATATTGTCCAACATGCCTAGTATATTGTCCAACATGCCTAGTATATTGTCCAACATGCCTAGTATATTGTCCAACATGCCTAGTATATTGTCCAACATGCCTAGTATATTGTCCAACATGCCTAGTATATTGTCCAACATGCCTAGTATATTGTCCAACATGCCTAGTATATTGTCCAACATGCCTAGTATATTGTCCAACATGCCTAGTATATTGTCCAACATACCAAGTATATTGTCCAACATACCAAGTATATTGTCCAACATACCAAGTATATTGTCCAACATGCCTAGTATATTGTCCAACATGCCTAGTATATTGTCCAACATGCCTAGTATATTGTCCAACATACCAAGTATATTGTCCAACATACCAAGTATATTGTCCAACATACCAAGTATATTGTCCAACATGCCTAGTATATTGTCCAACATGCCTAGTATATTGTCCAACATGCCTAGTATATTGTCCAACATACCAAGTATATTGTCCAACATACCAAGTATATTGTCCAACATACCAAGTATATTGTCCAACATACCAAGTATATTGTCCAACGTACCTAGTATATTGTCCAACATACCAAGTATATTGTCCAACATACCAAGTATATTGTCCAACGTACCTAGTATATTGTCCAACATACCAAGTATATTGTCCAACGTACCTAGTATATTGTCCAACGTACCTAGTATATTGTCCAACATACCAAGTATATTGTCCAACGTACCTAGTATATTGTCCAACGTGCCAAGTATATTGTCCAACATGCCTAGTATATTGTCCAACATGCCTAGTATATTGTCCAACATGCCTAGTATATTGTCCAACATACCTAGTATATTGTCCAACATGCCTAGTATATTGTCCAACATGCCTAGTATATTGTCCACCGTGCCTAGTATATTGTCCAACATACCTAGTATATTGTCCAACATGCCTAGTATATTGTCCAACATGCCTAGTATATTGTCCACCGTGCCTAGTATATTGTCCACCGTGCCTAGTATATTGTCCAACGTGCCTATACCAAGTATATTGTCCAACGTGCCTAGTATATTGTCCAACATGCCTAGTATATTGTCCAACATGCCTAGTATATTGTCCAACGTACCTAGTATATTGTCCAACATACCAAGTATATTGTCCAACGTACCTAGTATATTGTCCAACGTGCCAAGTATATTGTCCAACATGCCTAGTATATTGTCCAACATGCCTAGTATATTGTCCAACATGCCTAGTATATTGTCCAACATACCTAGTATATTGTCCAACATGCCTAGTATATTGTCCAACATGCCTAGTATATTGTCCACCGTGCCTAGTATATTGTCCAACATACCTAGTATATTGTCCAACATGCCTAGTATATTGTCCAACATGCCTAGTATATTGTCCACCGTGCCTAGTATATTGTCCACCGTGCCTAGTATATTGTCCAACGTGCCTATACCAAGTATATTGTCCAACGTGCCTAGTATATTGTCCAACATGCCTAGTATATTGTCCAACGTACCTAGTATATTGTCCAACATACCAAGTATATTGTCCAACGTACCTAGTATATTGTCCAACGTGCCAAGTATATTGTCCAACATGCCTAGTATATTGTCCAACATGCCTAGTATATTGTCCAACATGCCTAGTTTATTGTCCAACATACCTAGTATATTGTCCAACATGCCTAGTATATTGTCCAACATGCCTAGTATATTGTCCACCGTGCCTAGTATATTGTCCAACATACCTAGTATATTGTCCAACATGCCTAGTATATTGTCCAACATGCCTAGTATATTGTCCACCGTGCCTAGTATATTGTCCACCGTGCCTAGTATATTGTCCAACGTGCCTATACCAAGTATATTGTCCAACGTGCCTAGTATATTGTCCAACATGCCTAGTATATTGTCCAACATGCCTAGTATATTGTCCAACATGCCTAGTATATTGTCCAACATGCCTAGTATATTGTCCACCGTGCCTAGTATATTGTCCAACGTGCCTATACCAAGTATATTGTCCAACATACCTAGTATATTGTCCAACATACCTAGTAACTGTTTTGCTAATATTGTAATTTGCAATAAAATAATGCTATGGAAATTCCTCATGCAAGAAATCAAATTCCAATTAAGTGTATTTGTCAGCGTGTTTGGTGGACTTTGTCACTTAGCCCTCAGTCCTAACATCAAAGATCTCAAAGTAATATAttcataa
- the LOC123754110 gene encoding histone H1-delta, translated as MADAAASPAPAKKATKAKKPAVKPTHPAYALMIAAALKSLKERSGSSRQAILKYIVANYKVGDEKKAGVRLKLALKKGVTSGALKQVKGAGASGSFKLAKDDVKPVVKKPAVKKAAVKKPAAKKAAVKKPAAKKAAAKKPAAKKVVKKPAVKKAAKKPAAKKAAKKPAAKKPSPKKAAKKPAKK; from the coding sequence ATGGCTGACGCTGCTGCATCTCCCGCACCTGCCAAGAAGGCAACTAAGGCCAAGAAACCCGCCGTCAAGCCTACTCATCCCGCCTACGCCCTGATGATCGCCGCCGCCCTCAAGAGCCTCAAGGAACGAAGTGGTTCGTCTCGTCAGGCAATTCTGAAGTACATCGTCGCTAACTACAAGGTTGGGGATGAGAAGAAGGCTGGAGTCCGCCTCAAGCTGGCCCTCAAGAAGGGCGTGACCTCTGGTGCTCTCAAGCAGGTCAAGGGAGCCGGGGCATCTGGCTCCTTCAAGCTGGCCAAGGACGACGTCAAGCCCGTCGTCAAGAAACCCGCTGTGAAGAAGGCCGCCGTCAAGAAGCCCGCAGCCAAGAAAGCCGCCGTCAAGAAGCCCGCAGCCAAGAAAGCCGCCGCGAAGAAACCCGCTGCcaagaaggtggtgaagaaacCCGCCGTCAAGAAGGCTGCCAAGAAACCCGCCGCCAAGAAGGCTGCGAAAAAGCCCGCCGCCAAGAAGCCCTCTCCCAAGAAGGCTGCCAAGAAGCCCGCCAAGAAGTGA